The following are encoded together in the Oceanobacillus zhaokaii genome:
- a CDS encoding GNAT family N-acetyltransferase → MSKLMSNPITVNELDPNEIERLRHVLLESYQQYEEYYTPQGWKDYANIIVSSIDNPNVDKIFVAKLNNDILGSLQLFQTAEKAYKLPELQIQAPIIRLLGVHPNARGRGVATELVKAVIKNAEVHGESHVYLHTTDFMVNAIKIYEKLGFVRDVSKDFSRNGILSKCYRFDIL, encoded by the coding sequence ATGAGTAAATTAATGAGCAACCCAATTACTGTCAATGAGTTGGATCCAAATGAGATTGAAAGGCTCCGTCATGTTTTGCTTGAAAGTTATCAACAGTACGAGGAATATTACACACCACAAGGTTGGAAGGATTATGCAAATATAATTGTCTCTTCAATAGACAATCCCAATGTAGATAAAATTTTTGTAGCCAAACTTAATAATGACATCCTAGGCAGCTTGCAGCTATTTCAGACAGCGGAAAAGGCATACAAACTACCAGAACTTCAAATTCAAGCACCAATCATTCGTTTACTAGGAGTTCATCCAAATGCAAGAGGTCGTGGTGTTGCGACAGAACTAGTAAAAGCAGTTATAAAAAATGCCGAAGTACATGGAGAATCTCACGTGTATCTGCATACAACCGACTTCATGGTCAATGCAATAAAAATATATGAAAAGCTGGGTTTCGTAAGAGATGTCTCAAAGGATTTTTCCAGAAACGGTATTCTATCGAAATGCTATCGGTTTGATATTCTGTGA
- the cydS gene encoding cytochrome bd oxidase small subunit CydS, which produces MLSDFLIFAAPFIVIFAAIIISFWAAKNDNRISEDESSK; this is translated from the coding sequence TTGTTAAGTGATTTTTTAATATTTGCTGCACCCTTTATCGTAATATTTGCTGCAATCATTATTTCATTCTGGGCAGCTAAGAATGATAACCGAATCTCAGAAGACGAAAGTAGTAAATAA
- a CDS encoding YezD family protein, protein MAIIDNKKIEDIVLAIRNLEYGSLVITVHEGEITQVETTEKKRYAVQGKKTKKINS, encoded by the coding sequence TTGGCGATTATTGATAATAAAAAAATTGAAGACATTGTTTTAGCAATTAGAAATTTAGAATACGGCTCGTTAGTTATTACAGTTCATGAGGGAGAAATTACACAGGTAGAGACAACTGAAAAGAAACGTTATGCAGTCCAAGGGAAAAAGACAAAGAAAATCAACTCTTAG
- the cydD gene encoding thiol reductant ABC exporter subunit CydD has protein sequence MAGLMAMAKEQRMKMVLIVISAVLTGAAIIGQSYLFVIIVDRIFLKGNSFSEITPYLLWLIVALLARTLFSYLSGRTGIKMASKVKWNLRRSLLHKFSKNPMQASLQGQSGQKVSVMMDTVDEIDSYFSNYIPQVIQSTIIPIMLLVVIFMEHALTGIIIIFTAPFIPIFMMIIGFNTKDKAEEQLDKMAAFSGKFLDTLQGLTTLKLFGRSAEQKEAIKKSSLDFRDATMVVLKTAFSNSLALEFISMLSIGLIALEVAIRLIIFQDITFFTGFLMLVLAPEFFTKLKDLGSAFHTGRGSMGAAKKLEKELEETIVPVVFGEESLSKDAPPLIELNAVSFSYGENAFALQNIHAAIRPYEQIAIVGKTGSGKSTLLHVIAGLVSLSDGEIKINGKNRSTYREKDWFNQLSYISQDPYLFSGTIAENIAIGGHIDASRMEIEQAAEKAGLTELVGSLGQGFDTPIGEAGRGLSGGEKQRVAIARAFLKRPSIILFDEPTTGLDLQTERILQASIKELSGNSTVITVAHRLHTIKNADKILYVENGELLAAGRHNELLESELAYRNMVTVQRGGAVQ, from the coding sequence ATGGCAGGACTTATGGCGATGGCTAAAGAGCAAAGGATGAAGATGGTTTTAATCGTTATCTCTGCTGTGCTGACTGGCGCAGCAATTATCGGACAAAGTTATTTATTTGTCATCATCGTCGATCGTATTTTTCTAAAAGGTAATTCCTTCTCAGAGATTACTCCATACTTGCTATGGTTAATTGTCGCTCTTCTCGCTCGAACATTATTTAGTTATCTAAGCGGAAGAACTGGGATAAAGATGGCTTCGAAAGTGAAATGGAATCTTCGCAGGTCTCTTTTACATAAATTTTCAAAAAATCCAATGCAAGCTTCACTTCAAGGACAATCCGGCCAGAAAGTAAGTGTCATGATGGATACAGTGGATGAGATTGATAGTTATTTTAGTAATTACATTCCACAGGTGATTCAATCGACGATTATTCCGATTATGCTCCTCGTTGTTATCTTTATGGAGCATGCTCTTACGGGAATTATAATTATTTTTACAGCACCGTTTATTCCGATATTTATGATGATTATCGGGTTTAATACAAAGGATAAAGCGGAAGAGCAATTAGACAAAATGGCAGCATTTTCCGGTAAGTTCCTTGATACGCTGCAAGGATTAACTACGCTTAAATTATTCGGCCGTTCAGCGGAACAAAAGGAAGCAATAAAAAAAAGTAGCCTTGATTTCCGTGATGCAACAATGGTTGTGCTTAAAACGGCTTTCTCGAATTCTTTAGCACTTGAATTTATTTCTATGCTGAGTATTGGGCTTATTGCCTTAGAAGTTGCAATCCGTCTCATTATTTTTCAAGATATTACATTCTTTACAGGGTTTTTAATGCTTGTACTGGCTCCAGAGTTTTTTACAAAATTAAAGGATCTTGGCAGTGCATTTCATACTGGACGTGGAAGTATGGGGGCTGCTAAAAAACTAGAGAAAGAGCTTGAAGAAACAATCGTGCCGGTAGTTTTTGGTGAAGAGAGCTTGAGCAAGGATGCACCGCCATTAATTGAATTAAATGCTGTTAGCTTTAGTTACGGCGAGAATGCTTTTGCATTACAAAACATACATGCTGCTATTCGACCGTATGAACAAATCGCCATTGTCGGTAAAACCGGCTCAGGCAAATCGACGCTCCTGCATGTAATCGCTGGTCTTGTTTCGCTTTCTGATGGGGAAATCAAGATTAATGGTAAAAATCGATCAACATATCGGGAGAAGGATTGGTTTAATCAGCTTAGTTATATTTCACAAGACCCGTATTTATTCTCAGGGACAATAGCAGAAAATATTGCAATTGGCGGACATATCGATGCATCACGAATGGAAATTGAACAAGCAGCGGAAAAAGCTGGACTTACAGAACTTGTCGGTTCACTTGGGCAGGGTTTTGATACACCAATTGGCGAAGCAGGGCGTGGGTTGTCAGGTGGGGAAAAACAGCGAGTAGCCATTGCCCGAGCTTTTCTAAAGCGTCCATCTATCATTCTTTTTGATGAACCAACGACAGGGCTGGATCTGCAAACGGAAAGAATCTTGCAAGCATCCATTAAAGAACTTTCTGGAAATTCAACGGTAATTACTGTTGCCCATCGACTCCATACAATTAAAAATGCAGACAAAATACTATATGTTGAAAATGGAGAACTACTAGCAGCTGGCAGGCATAACGAACTATTAGAATCTGAGTTAGCATATCGGAATATGGTTACTGTACAGCGGGGAGGTGCGGTACAATGA
- a CDS encoding cytochrome ubiquinol oxidase subunit I yields MLFDDPVFASRLLTLLTLSFHIIYATIGVGVPLFIMIAHWLGIKKNDYHYIMMAKRWARGYLVTVAVGVVTGTIIGLQLSLLWPNFMELAGNIIALPLFMEVFAFFFEAIFLGIYSYTWDRFDQRKHFLLLIPVAIGAGCSALFITIVNSFMNAPQGFDIIDGQLVNANPLLAMFTAAMPTKVSHVLATAYMTAAFMLAAIAAYKLIKGSNHAYHKKALHMTMKIGLIFSIATAIIGDLSGKYLAEYQPEKLAAAEWHFETEEGAPLLMYGILDENQEVKYAIEIPFALSILAHGYPTAEVIGLDQFPEEETPPLIIHYFFDLMVTIGGFMVGLALVYWLGMKLAWSFVKANWFRWIIVLGGPLSFLAIEAGWWMAEVGRQPWILRGIMTVEQAATSSDYVGLMFILFAALYLVLGIGTIVVLRRIFKNNPVEAELKRYEVKQGGETK; encoded by the coding sequence TTGTTATTTGATGATCCAGTATTCGCAAGCAGATTATTAACCTTACTGACTCTTTCATTCCATATTATCTATGCGACGATTGGTGTGGGTGTTCCACTGTTTATAATGATCGCGCATTGGCTTGGAATTAAGAAAAATGACTACCACTACATAATGATGGCCAAACGATGGGCGCGAGGGTATCTCGTTACAGTAGCTGTTGGTGTAGTGACTGGAACCATCATTGGCTTACAACTATCGCTATTATGGCCTAACTTTATGGAGCTTGCGGGCAATATTATAGCATTGCCTCTATTTATGGAAGTCTTTGCATTTTTCTTTGAAGCAATCTTCTTAGGGATTTATTCGTATACATGGGACCGTTTCGACCAACGGAAACATTTCTTGCTGCTTATTCCAGTTGCCATCGGTGCAGGATGTTCCGCTCTATTTATTACGATTGTAAATTCGTTTATGAATGCTCCGCAAGGCTTTGATATTATCGATGGACAACTTGTGAATGCGAACCCATTACTCGCTATGTTCACAGCAGCAATGCCGACAAAGGTGTCACATGTTTTAGCAACAGCATATATGACTGCAGCCTTTATGCTTGCAGCAATTGCAGCATATAAACTAATTAAAGGCTCGAATCATGCCTATCATAAAAAAGCACTTCATATGACAATGAAAATAGGACTTATATTCTCAATTGCAACAGCAATAATTGGTGATTTGTCAGGAAAATATTTAGCAGAATATCAACCCGAAAAATTAGCTGCTGCTGAATGGCATTTTGAAACAGAAGAAGGCGCACCACTCTTAATGTATGGAATACTAGACGAAAATCAAGAAGTGAAATATGCGATTGAAATTCCGTTTGCATTAAGTATTTTGGCACATGGATACCCCACTGCTGAAGTAATTGGATTGGATCAATTTCCAGAGGAAGAAACGCCACCTCTTATCATTCATTATTTCTTTGATTTAATGGTTACAATTGGTGGATTTATGGTTGGGTTAGCTTTAGTTTATTGGCTTGGAATGAAGCTGGCGTGGTCGTTTGTAAAAGCGAATTGGTTCCGCTGGATTATCGTTCTTGGTGGCCCGCTTTCCTTTCTGGCAATTGAAGCCGGCTGGTGGATGGCTGAAGTTGGACGACAACCATGGATCCTTCGCGGGATAATGACCGTAGAACAAGCTGCAACATCAAGTGATTATGTTGGATTAATGTTTATTTTGTTCGCAGCCCTATACCTCGTATTAGGAATCGGAACCATTGTCGTACTTCGTAGGATATTTAAAAACAATCCTGTAGAGGCAGAGCTCAAGCGCTATGAAGTAAAACAGGGTGGTGAAACGAAATGA
- a CDS encoding MetQ/NlpA family ABC transporter substrate-binding protein, whose translation MKIKKGFLLAFITVGLFVMAGCGDQAGTAAENEEVTLKVGASSVPHAEILEFIAPDLEKDGLKLEIVSSTDGIQTNQQTADGDLDANFFQHTPYLEQVNKDSGLDLVVVKGIHIEPFGVYSKKIDSIEKLSDEAKIAIPNNPSNFSRALTLFAKNGIIELDDAKSGDYTLEDITKNDKNLEFVPVDPPLLVHSLDDVEASAINTNYALEADFKPLEDSLIIEGADSPYVNVLVSRPDNKDSESIQKLAEALTTEKVKNFISEKYEGAVVPAF comes from the coding sequence ATGAAGATTAAAAAAGGATTCCTTTTAGCATTTATTACTGTAGGGCTATTTGTAATGGCGGGCTGCGGAGATCAAGCAGGGACAGCTGCTGAAAATGAAGAAGTGACATTGAAAGTTGGTGCTTCCTCTGTACCACATGCGGAAATTTTAGAGTTTATTGCACCTGATTTGGAAAAAGATGGTTTGAAGCTGGAAATAGTGAGTTCTACGGATGGTATTCAAACAAACCAACAGACAGCAGATGGGGATTTAGATGCAAACTTCTTTCAGCATACACCGTATTTAGAACAAGTGAACAAGGACAGCGGGTTAGATTTAGTGGTTGTCAAAGGTATTCACATTGAGCCATTTGGTGTGTATTCCAAAAAGATTGATTCAATTGAGAAATTGTCTGATGAGGCAAAGATAGCTATTCCGAATAATCCATCCAATTTTTCAAGAGCACTCACGCTTTTTGCAAAAAATGGAATTATCGAATTGGATGATGCCAAATCAGGTGATTATACACTCGAAGACATTACTAAAAATGATAAGAATTTAGAATTTGTTCCGGTTGATCCACCACTTTTAGTTCATTCACTTGATGATGTAGAAGCATCGGCAATCAATACAAACTATGCGTTAGAAGCAGATTTTAAACCATTAGAAGATTCATTAATCATTGAAGGAGCTGACTCTCCATACGTCAATGTTTTAGTATCTCGTCCTGACAACAAAGACAGTGAATCGATTCAAAAGCTTGCCGAAGCACTAACTACGGAAAAGGTTAAAAACTTTATTTCGGAAAAATATGAAGGTGCAGTAGTACCTGCATTCTAA
- a CDS encoding LLM class flavin-dependent oxidoreductase: MSNKLGILDQSPIFEGQSAEEALQSTIKLAKKAEEWGYSRFWVSEHHHMEQVAGSSPEVLIAHLLARTNSIQIGSGGVMLQHYSPYKVAENFHVLSALAPGRVNLGIGKAPGGFPLSTKALQFGTLNHGKDFDERLIFLKKLIDDSLEKDHLLSGIQALPKPAKKPELYLLGGSANSAKFAAELGFNFVFAKFLNSDEKVLKEASDKYKINFSEGNFIVAVAALAAPTQEEAETLVINHKIFTLHLHDGRTLTVQTESQVKAFEKQAEGPFEIEERKADIIAGTQAYVNEELTRLHNAYQIDEFVLHTPIQREVERFRSFELMSPLQVTANT, from the coding sequence ATGAGTAATAAACTAGGAATTCTTGATCAGAGCCCTATTTTTGAAGGGCAATCAGCTGAAGAGGCACTACAATCTACTATTAAATTGGCAAAAAAAGCTGAGGAATGGGGGTACTCTCGATTCTGGGTGTCGGAACACCATCATATGGAACAAGTGGCAGGTTCTTCACCCGAAGTGTTGATAGCACATTTATTAGCACGAACAAATTCCATTCAAATTGGATCAGGAGGAGTGATGCTTCAGCACTATAGTCCATATAAGGTTGCAGAAAATTTTCATGTTTTATCAGCGCTTGCTCCTGGTAGGGTAAATCTTGGTATTGGTAAGGCACCGGGAGGATTTCCTTTATCTACAAAAGCATTACAGTTTGGCACATTAAATCATGGGAAAGATTTTGATGAGCGATTAATCTTTTTGAAAAAATTAATCGATGATTCTCTAGAAAAGGACCATTTACTATCAGGCATTCAAGCTTTACCGAAGCCAGCAAAGAAACCTGAACTTTATTTGCTCGGAGGAAGTGCTAATAGTGCTAAGTTTGCCGCTGAATTAGGTTTTAATTTTGTGTTTGCTAAATTTTTAAATAGTGATGAGAAGGTGTTAAAAGAAGCTTCTGATAAGTATAAAATTAATTTTAGTGAAGGAAATTTCATTGTAGCTGTGGCAGCACTTGCAGCACCTACTCAAGAGGAAGCAGAGACGTTAGTAATCAATCATAAGATATTTACGCTTCATCTTCATGATGGGCGGACACTAACCGTGCAAACAGAGAGCCAAGTAAAGGCATTTGAAAAACAAGCAGAAGGACCATTTGAAATTGAAGAAAGAAAGGCAGATATAATAGCTGGGACACAAGCATATGTGAATGAAGAATTAACGAGGCTTCATAATGCTTATCAAATAGACGAATTCGTATTGCATACACCAATACAAAGGGAAGTCGAACGCTTTCGTTCTTTTGAATTAATGAGTCCGCTTCAGGTAACGGCAAACACTTAA
- a CDS encoding MFS transporter produces MSQEKPKNNVMLIISIMLGYALTYMDKNMISTAIIPLKAELSLTASQSGLLMSMFFIGYTVMQFPSGWLSDKIGPKKVLLISIGTILIATIFFGFVSTLVLLMVIRLISGLGHAGVPTSSTKVVANNIQPKQKMFVQSLILSTSGIGGILAFTLGSSLININWRYAYFGLAILYVVSIIMIFIFFPKESKNPNGEQLKKADKVPISVVFKDKNVFILFAALLFLNIVLYGYLSWLPSLYEANFGFGIKEISIILSTNAILMSVGALSSSFLVNKVFKGNDKRFALISIIVCALACIVFAMTNSLTISIIMMFIFTLSSNAVFVTLFSWPHKLIRQEVIGSSIAIINMGSTIGGFLAPTITGYLITVFGGNYNVAFIAMGISALVSGFVILLVRTKPVTTRKYNYN; encoded by the coding sequence GTCAAGAGAAGCCAAAAAATAATGTCATGTTGATCATCTCTATTATGCTTGGATATGCATTGACTTATATGGACAAAAATATGATTTCCACAGCGATTATTCCATTGAAGGCAGAACTGAGTTTAACTGCTAGCCAATCAGGACTATTGATGAGTATGTTTTTCATAGGATACACTGTGATGCAATTTCCAAGTGGATGGCTCTCTGACAAAATTGGGCCTAAAAAAGTATTATTAATTTCGATTGGTACCATTCTGATAGCAACCATTTTCTTCGGTTTTGTCAGCACATTAGTGTTGTTGATGGTTATCCGACTAATTTCAGGTCTCGGTCATGCTGGAGTGCCAACAAGCTCAACAAAAGTTGTAGCAAATAACATCCAGCCTAAACAGAAGATGTTTGTCCAGTCATTAATCTTATCAACGTCTGGCATTGGTGGAATTCTTGCTTTTACATTAGGCTCCTCTTTAATTAATATTAACTGGCGTTATGCATATTTTGGACTAGCCATACTATATGTTGTTTCAATTATTATGATTTTTATCTTTTTTCCAAAAGAGAGTAAGAATCCTAACGGAGAACAATTGAAAAAGGCGGATAAGGTCCCAATCAGTGTTGTATTTAAAGATAAAAATGTATTTATTTTATTTGCTGCACTACTATTTTTAAATATTGTTCTGTACGGCTACCTTTCCTGGTTGCCATCACTCTATGAGGCTAATTTCGGATTTGGTATAAAAGAAATTAGTATTATATTGAGTACCAATGCAATTTTAATGAGTGTTGGTGCACTGAGCTCAAGCTTTCTGGTCAATAAAGTTTTTAAAGGGAATGATAAACGGTTCGCTCTAATTAGTATTATAGTATGTGCACTTGCGTGTATCGTTTTCGCCATGACCAATAGCTTAACTATATCAATTATTATGATGTTTATTTTTACACTTTCATCAAATGCAGTCTTTGTTACTTTATTTAGTTGGCCACATAAATTGATACGGCAAGAAGTGATTGGCTCGTCGATTGCCATTATTAATATGGGGTCAACTATTGGTGGTTTTCTTGCTCCTACTATTACTGGATACTTAATTACCGTTTTCGGTGGTAATTATAATGTGGCTTTTATTGCAATGGGGATAAGTGCACTTGTTTCGGGCTTCGTTATTCTTTTAGTTCGAACAAAACCAGTAACTACACGGAAATACAATTATAATTGA
- a CDS encoding NRDE family protein, producing MCLINFHFNNHPTYKLIIAANRDEFYQRPTESAHFWEDEPEILAGRDLVQMGTWLGISKQGRFAALTNFRDPKLKENAKISRGEIVRQYLATNTPTVDFLEMLKIDRDNYAGYNLIFGSVDELFHYNNILGEENRIGTGTHALSNHTLNTPWPKVLKGKRMLHDYVMRNTIVKNNELFKIISNAEIADDKELPQTGMGIELERMLSPLFIKTPEYGTRSSTVLLVDHQNHVTFAERTYLKGEFLKEETYSFQLK from the coding sequence ATGTGCTTAATCAATTTCCATTTTAACAATCATCCAACATATAAACTAATCATTGCAGCTAATCGCGATGAATTTTATCAACGTCCAACCGAATCTGCACATTTTTGGGAAGACGAACCAGAAATACTTGCGGGTCGTGATTTGGTGCAAATGGGTACTTGGCTTGGAATCTCGAAGCAAGGACGTTTCGCTGCATTGACTAATTTCCGCGATCCCAAATTAAAGGAAAACGCGAAGATATCCAGGGGCGAGATTGTTCGCCAGTATTTAGCTACAAATACTCCAACAGTAGATTTTCTTGAAATGTTAAAAATAGACCGTGATAACTACGCTGGATATAACTTAATCTTTGGCAGTGTGGATGAGCTTTTCCATTATAATAATATTTTGGGTGAAGAAAATAGAATTGGAACCGGGACCCATGCATTAAGCAATCATACATTAAACACTCCTTGGCCAAAAGTCTTAAAAGGAAAAAGGATGTTACATGACTATGTAATGAGGAATACTATTGTGAAAAACAATGAGCTATTTAAGATTATTTCCAATGCAGAGATAGCTGATGATAAAGAGTTACCGCAAACAGGGATGGGAATAGAGTTAGAAAGAATGCTTTCCCCTTTGTTTATTAAAACACCTGAATATGGGACACGCTCCTCAACCGTTTTGCTAGTAGATCATCAAAACCATGTGACATTTGCTGAACGAACTTATTTGAAAGGGGAATTTCTAAAAGAAGAAACCTACTCCTTTCAGCTGAAATGA
- a CDS encoding cytochrome d ubiquinol oxidase subunit II, protein MSLEILGISVLWTFLFGYVMLGSIDFGAGFFNAYSIISGKQHILSKIIQRYLSPVWEVTNVFFVFFFVGIVGFFPKSAFYFGTILLVPASLAIILMAIRGSYYAFETYGTKGHKGYAFMYGISGLLVPAALSVVLAITEGGFVSIVDGNPVLDYWALFTSPLSWSIVVLALAAVLYISAVFLTWYANKAGDIGATKLMRKYALSWAFPLIVAAGGIIFELRFHRPGHYERMLDLWWMFGLSAILWAATVWLLWKQKNYGIAVWLLIGQFALAFYAYGVSHYPYLLYPHLTIHEGFTNEAMAISLVVVFILGFVLLVPSIYLLLKLFLFDKDYVEGNKKKKE, encoded by the coding sequence ATGAGTTTAGAAATATTAGGTATCTCCGTACTTTGGACGTTTCTGTTCGGTTATGTGATGCTTGGTTCGATTGATTTTGGAGCTGGTTTCTTCAATGCTTACAGTATTATTTCGGGCAAACAGCATATTTTATCAAAAATTATCCAGCGATATTTGTCACCTGTCTGGGAAGTAACAAATGTATTTTTCGTATTCTTCTTTGTTGGGATTGTAGGTTTTTTCCCGAAATCCGCCTTTTATTTTGGAACAATCCTGCTTGTGCCTGCAAGTCTAGCGATTATCTTGATGGCAATTAGGGGCTCCTATTACGCCTTTGAAACATATGGAACAAAGGGACATAAAGGATATGCATTTATGTATGGAATATCAGGACTACTAGTTCCCGCTGCATTATCTGTTGTGCTTGCAATTACGGAAGGTGGATTTGTTTCCATTGTTGATGGAAATCCTGTTCTCGATTATTGGGCGTTATTTACAAGCCCATTATCCTGGTCAATTGTTGTATTAGCACTTGCAGCAGTACTATATATATCAGCCGTTTTCCTCACCTGGTATGCAAACAAAGCTGGTGACATCGGGGCAACAAAGTTAATGAGAAAATATGCCTTATCATGGGCTTTTCCCTTAATTGTTGCTGCTGGTGGAATCATTTTTGAACTCCGTTTTCATAGACCGGGTCACTATGAACGTATGCTTGATTTATGGTGGATGTTCGGTCTATCAGCGATTCTTTGGGCAGCTACCGTCTGGCTCCTATGGAAGCAAAAAAATTACGGTATCGCTGTTTGGCTATTAATTGGACAATTCGCGCTAGCCTTTTATGCGTATGGAGTTTCACATTATCCATACCTGCTGTATCCACACTTAACGATTCATGAGGGATTCACGAATGAAGCGATGGCAATTTCTCTCGTTGTCGTATTCATTCTAGGCTTTGTCTTGCTAGTCCCTTCGATTTATTTATTATTAAAACTATTTCTTTTCGACAAAGATTATGTCGAAGGCAATAAGAAGAAAAAGGAGTGA
- the cydC gene encoding thiol reductant ABC exporter subunit CydC codes for MKDLRMVIKVLFVEKKDIFLSIICGFIAGITAVALFSASGYLISKAALAPPIYTLMILVASVKMLGIISALSRYGERYFSHRGTFTMLSNLRVSFYEKLEPLAPAIFGKYRSGDLLARIVGDIETLQNFFLRVFYPPIVLLLIFFWTIFFTTFFSFTVSLVLIVGFLLTTVFVPAFFAWRQSKVEWKVRESRGELSTDVTEFLYGFRDLKIYQQLEGKEKQLSKSTEAYLQEQERESVSNLFSQAINTFVSLMITVCVLAVGSYLVYNGQLDGIYLAMLVMISLTVFENTTPMAIFPSHMQDSKQAASRLASVVRDEPMRKDADKKKHVQPENAPEIEIKNIRFTFPDEIRHTLENVSLKLESGSKTAIVGPSGSGKSTLLQLMLNLFYVDQGEILLNNIPINDLTEESIWENTNVVLQANHFFYGTIRDNLQLAKDGMSDREMQETLIKVDLGHFTLEDPVLEKGDNLSGGEKQRLAIARAMLKNAPLWLLDEPTSSVDALTEEKIYQHIFEKANEDTLVLVSHRLTGLEKMDQIIVMDHGKVIESGTFEALMNRQGYFYEMKMIEQSVFLGQ; via the coding sequence ATGAAAGACCTGAGAATGGTCATTAAAGTGTTGTTCGTAGAAAAGAAAGATATATTCCTCTCGATTATTTGTGGCTTTATTGCGGGAATAACTGCGGTAGCATTGTTTTCGGCGAGTGGATATTTAATCTCTAAAGCGGCACTTGCTCCGCCAATTTACACGTTGATGATTCTTGTTGCCTCTGTAAAGATGCTCGGTATCATTTCTGCATTAAGCAGGTATGGGGAAAGGTATTTTTCGCATCGTGGCACATTTACAATGCTAAGTAATTTACGTGTTTCTTTTTATGAAAAATTAGAACCTTTAGCACCCGCGATTTTTGGGAAATATCGAAGCGGGGATTTACTTGCCCGAATTGTTGGGGATATAGAGACATTGCAAAATTTTTTCTTACGTGTCTTTTACCCGCCAATTGTTTTATTATTAATCTTTTTCTGGACCATCTTTTTCACGACATTCTTTTCATTCACAGTTTCGCTCGTATTAATTGTTGGTTTCTTATTAACGACAGTGTTTGTTCCAGCGTTTTTTGCATGGCGTCAGAGTAAAGTTGAATGGAAAGTCAGAGAGAGTCGTGGAGAATTATCTACGGATGTTACGGAATTTCTTTATGGCTTTCGTGATTTGAAAATTTATCAGCAATTAGAGGGGAAAGAAAAACAATTAAGCAAATCGACGGAAGCCTATTTACAGGAACAGGAACGGGAAAGTGTTAGCAACTTGTTCAGCCAAGCAATCAATACATTTGTATCTTTAATGATTACAGTATGTGTGCTTGCTGTCGGATCATATTTAGTCTATAACGGACAACTTGATGGCATTTATTTGGCAATGCTTGTGATGATATCACTTACCGTATTTGAAAATACGACGCCAATGGCAATATTCCCCAGTCACATGCAGGACAGTAAACAAGCAGCTTCACGACTGGCTTCTGTCGTTCGTGATGAACCAATGAGGAAGGATGCGGATAAGAAAAAGCATGTTCAGCCAGAAAATGCACCGGAAATAGAAATAAAGAACATTCGATTTACTTTTCCTGATGAGATAAGACATACACTAGAAAATGTTTCCTTAAAGCTTGAATCTGGTTCAAAAACAGCAATCGTTGGTCCAAGTGGATCAGGGAAATCCACGCTGTTACAGCTGATGCTAAATCTTTTTTATGTTGATCAAGGAGAGATTTTATTAAATAATATCCCTATCAATGATTTGACTGAGGAAAGTATTTGGGAAAATACGAATGTTGTATTACAGGCAAATCACTTCTTTTATGGAACCATTCGCGATAATTTGCAGCTTGCCAAAGATGGAATGAGTGATCGTGAAATGCAAGAGACATTGATAAAAGTTGATCTAGGACATTTTACATTAGAAGATCCTGTACTAGAAAAGGGTGATAATTTATCTGGCGGTGAGAAGCAACGCCTTGCAATCGCAAGAGCGATGCTGAAAAATGCCCCATTGTGGCTGTTAGATGAACCAACCTCGTCAGTAGACGCATTAACAGAGGAGAAAATTTATCAGCATATTTTTGAAAAAGCAAATGAGGACACGCTTGTGCTCGTTAGTCATCGTTTGACAGGGCTCGAGAAGATGGATCAGATTATTGTAATGGATCATGGAAAAGTTATTGAGAGTGGCACCTTCGAAGCGTTGATGAATCGTCAAGGCTACTTCTATGAGATGAAAATGATTGAACAGAGTGTGTTTTTAGGGCAATAA